A single region of the Solwaraspora sp. WMMD406 genome encodes:
- the pyrF gene encoding orotidine-5'-phosphate decarboxylase: METFGQRLHRAVTDRGPLCVGIDPHPELLTGWGLADDVAGLSRFAGTVVEALGDTVAVAKPQSAFFERFGSAGIAVLESTIRQLREAGVLVVLDAKRGDIGSTAAAYAAAYLDPASPLAADAVTASPYLGVGALAPMFEMADKHGAGVLVLALTSNPEGRLVQHARVPDGRTVAQTVIDEISQLNTGAEPIGSLGLVVGATVGPTGHELSYVNGPLLAPGLGAQGGRPEDLRAVFGQALAWVLPSYSREILRSGPDPSALRVSAEQTLAKCRAVLGAGF; the protein is encoded by the coding sequence ATGGAGACCTTTGGGCAGCGGCTGCATCGGGCGGTGACCGACCGAGGGCCGCTCTGCGTGGGGATCGACCCCCACCCCGAGTTGCTGACGGGGTGGGGGCTCGCCGACGACGTCGCGGGGCTGTCCCGGTTCGCCGGGACCGTGGTCGAGGCACTGGGCGACACGGTCGCGGTCGCCAAGCCGCAGTCGGCGTTCTTCGAACGTTTCGGCTCGGCGGGCATTGCCGTCCTTGAGTCAACTATCCGACAGTTGCGCGAGGCCGGGGTGCTCGTCGTGCTCGACGCCAAGCGCGGAGATATCGGCTCGACGGCTGCCGCGTACGCCGCCGCGTACCTCGATCCGGCGAGCCCGCTCGCCGCCGACGCGGTCACGGCCAGCCCCTATCTCGGCGTCGGTGCGCTCGCTCCAATGTTCGAGATGGCCGACAAACACGGCGCGGGGGTCCTCGTGTTGGCGCTCACCTCCAATCCGGAAGGTCGCCTCGTCCAACACGCCCGAGTGCCCGATGGGCGCACTGTCGCGCAGACGGTGATCGATGAGATTTCGCAGCTCAACACGGGTGCGGAGCCGATTGGGAGTTTGGGTCTGGTGGTCGGTGCGACGGTCGGACCGACCGGACACGAACTGTCGTACGTCAATGGCCCGCTGCTTGCGCCAGGGCTCGGGGCGCAGGGTGGGCGGCCCGAGGACCTGCGCGCGGTGTTTGGGCAAGCCCTTGCCTGGGTGCTCCCGTCGTACTCCCGAGAGATCCTGCGCAGCGGGCCGGATCCGTCCGCGCTGCGCGTCTCAGCCGAACAGACGCTTGCTAAGTGTCGGGCCGTGCTCGGGGCCGGGTTTTGA
- a CDS encoding adenosylmethionine--8-amino-7-oxononanoate transaminase, with translation MATRADAADLLALDRRHVWHPYAALPPADPPYLVDSASGVRLRLADGRDLIDGMSSWWAAVHGYRHPVLDAAVTDQLGRMAHVMFGGLTHEPAVRLARTLVEITPPGLEHVFLCDSGSVSVEVAVKMCLQYHLGRGRPGKRRLATWRGGYHGDTFHPMSVCDPEGGMHHLWRGVLPAQVFVPAPPGGVDTPPDERYLAALVAGIARDADEIAAVIVEPVVQGAGGMRFHHPAYLRALREVTTAHDILLIFDEIATGFGRTGAFFAAEHAGVTPDVLCVGKALTGGYLSLAAALCTPGVAAGIGAGGVLAHGPTFMGNPLACAVANASIGLLRASVVGDGPADDPPSWAVAVRRIEHGLRVGLAPLAGQAGVRDVRVLGAIGVVQLDRPVDLRAATAAAVDAGVWLRPFRDLIYTMPPYVADDDDVARITRAMAAAVAAGTS, from the coding sequence GTGGCGACCCGGGCGGACGCCGCCGATCTGTTGGCGTTGGATCGCCGGCACGTGTGGCATCCGTACGCGGCGCTGCCGCCGGCCGACCCGCCGTACCTGGTGGACAGCGCGTCCGGGGTACGGCTCCGGCTGGCCGACGGGCGTGACCTGATCGACGGCATGTCGTCCTGGTGGGCGGCGGTCCACGGCTACCGGCACCCGGTACTCGACGCCGCCGTCACCGATCAGTTGGGCCGGATGGCACACGTCATGTTCGGCGGCCTGACCCACGAGCCGGCGGTCCGGTTGGCCCGGACCCTGGTCGAGATCACCCCGCCCGGCCTGGAGCACGTCTTCCTCTGCGATTCCGGCTCGGTCAGCGTCGAGGTCGCGGTCAAGATGTGCCTGCAGTACCACCTCGGTCGGGGCCGGCCGGGCAAACGCCGGTTGGCCACCTGGCGGGGCGGCTATCACGGCGACACGTTCCATCCGATGAGCGTGTGTGACCCGGAGGGCGGTATGCACCACTTGTGGCGGGGGGTGTTGCCGGCCCAGGTGTTCGTACCGGCCCCGCCGGGTGGTGTCGACACCCCACCGGACGAGCGCTACCTCGCCGCGCTGGTGGCGGGGATCGCCCGCGACGCCGACGAGATCGCCGCGGTGATCGTCGAGCCGGTGGTGCAGGGCGCGGGCGGCATGCGGTTCCACCATCCCGCCTACCTGCGGGCGCTGCGGGAGGTGACCACCGCGCACGACATCCTGTTGATCTTCGACGAGATCGCCACCGGTTTCGGCCGGACCGGTGCGTTCTTCGCCGCCGAGCACGCCGGGGTCACTCCGGACGTGCTCTGCGTCGGCAAGGCGCTGACCGGTGGCTACCTGTCGCTGGCCGCCGCCCTGTGTACGCCCGGGGTGGCCGCTGGCATCGGCGCCGGGGGCGTCCTGGCGCACGGTCCGACCTTCATGGGCAATCCGCTGGCGTGTGCCGTCGCCAACGCCTCCATCGGGCTGCTGCGCGCGTCGGTGGTCGGGGACGGGCCGGCCGACGACCCGCCGTCGTGGGCGGTGGCGGTCCGCCGGATCGAGCACGGCCTGCGCGTCGGGCTGGCACCGTTGGCGGGACAGGCCGGGGTGCGGGACGTACGGGTCCTCGGCGCGATCGGAGTGGTCCAACTCGACCGGCCGGTCGACCTGCGGGCGGCGACGGCCGCCGCGGTCGACGCCGGGGTCTGGCTGCGGCCGTTCCGGGATCTGATCTACACCATGCCGCCGTACGTGGCGGACGACGACGACGTGGCGCGGATCACCCGCGCGATGGCGGCGGCGGTCGCCGCCGGGACTTCCTGA
- the carA gene encoding glutamine-hydrolyzing carbamoyl-phosphate synthase small subunit: MNDSRTTNDSRTTSGEVTAPRRRTPALLVLEDGRVFPGESYAAVGETFGEAVFTTAMTGYQETLTDPSYHRQVVVQTAPHIGNTGVNDDDDESDRIWVAGYVVRDPARRPSNWRSTGDLEQRLADQGVVGICGVDTRALTRHLRDRGVMRVGVSSVTDDPQELLTRVRETPQMVGADLSAQVTTAEPYTVTAQGEHRYTVAALDLGIKRNVPRRLAERGVTTHVLPATSTLDEILATGPDAVFFSPGPGDPATAHHAVALARQVMARRTPLFGICFGSQILGRALGFGTYKLGYGHRGINQPVLDRTTGKVEVTSHNHGFAVDAPLNTVIDTDFGGVEVSHVCLNDDVVEGLRARDVPAFTVQYHPEAAAGPHDADYLFDRFVELIEGKHA; the protein is encoded by the coding sequence ATGAACGACAGCCGTACGACGAACGACAGCCGTACGACGAGCGGTGAGGTCACCGCGCCCCGGCGGCGGACACCGGCGCTGCTGGTCCTCGAAGACGGCCGGGTCTTCCCCGGCGAGAGCTACGCGGCGGTGGGGGAGACCTTCGGCGAGGCGGTGTTCACCACCGCCATGACCGGCTACCAGGAGACGCTGACCGACCCGTCCTACCACCGGCAGGTCGTGGTGCAGACCGCACCACACATCGGCAACACCGGGGTCAACGACGACGACGACGAGTCCGACCGGATCTGGGTCGCCGGGTACGTGGTGCGCGATCCGGCCCGTCGACCGTCGAACTGGCGCTCGACCGGCGACCTGGAGCAGCGGCTGGCCGACCAAGGCGTGGTCGGCATCTGCGGCGTCGACACCCGGGCGCTCACCCGCCACCTGCGTGACCGGGGGGTCATGCGGGTCGGCGTCTCCAGCGTCACCGACGACCCGCAGGAGCTGCTGACCCGGGTCCGCGAGACCCCGCAGATGGTCGGCGCGGACCTGTCGGCCCAGGTGACCACCGCCGAGCCGTACACGGTGACCGCGCAGGGCGAGCACCGCTACACGGTGGCCGCGCTCGACCTGGGCATCAAACGCAACGTGCCGCGTCGACTGGCCGAGCGCGGGGTGACCACCCACGTGCTGCCGGCCACCTCGACGCTGGACGAGATCCTGGCCACCGGCCCGGACGCGGTGTTCTTCTCACCCGGACCGGGTGACCCGGCCACCGCACACCACGCGGTCGCCCTGGCCCGGCAGGTGATGGCCCGCCGTACGCCGTTGTTCGGGATCTGCTTCGGCTCGCAGATCCTCGGCCGCGCGCTCGGCTTCGGCACCTACAAGCTCGGCTACGGCCATCGTGGCATCAACCAGCCGGTGCTCGACCGCACCACCGGCAAGGTCGAGGTGACCAGCCACAACCACGGATTCGCCGTGGACGCCCCACTCAACACGGTGATCGACACCGACTTCGGCGGCGTCGAGGTGAGCCACGTGTGCCTCAACGACGATGTCGTCGAGGGGCTGCGGGCCCGCGACGTGCCGGCGTTCACCGTCCAGTACCACCCGGAAGCGGCGGCTGGCCCGCACGACGCGGACTACCTGTTCGACCGGTTCGTCGAGCTGATCGAGGGAAAGCATGCCTAA
- a CDS encoding quinone-dependent dihydroorotate dehydrogenase: MSGSGGYRLARAALFRLGGGDAETAHEWTLRRLAALSRRPVALAALRARYAVAAPRTVFGVDFPNPVGLAAGMDKDGLALPAWPALGFGFVEVGTVTAHPQPGNPRPRLFRLPASEAVINRMGFNNAGAEALAERLAVLGRLEDRAGFGRSHPAYADRPVPLGISLGKSKVVPLAEAVDDYVAAYKALSGYGQYFAINISSPNTPGLRQLQDREHLDTLLATLVGERPILVKIAPDLSDSAIAELLEVCLARGAAGVIATNTTLSRTGLVGADAGRAGEAGGLSGRPLTDRARAVVSFVHRQTGGSLPMIGVGGILDPDDAARMFDAGASLVQLYTGFIYRGPGLTRAIARHARTR, encoded by the coding sequence GTGAGCGGCTCCGGCGGCTACCGGCTGGCCCGCGCGGCGCTGTTTCGCCTCGGTGGCGGGGACGCCGAGACCGCCCACGAGTGGACGCTGCGCCGGCTGGCCGCCCTGTCCCGCCGGCCGGTCGCCCTGGCGGCGCTCCGGGCCCGGTACGCGGTCGCCGCACCGCGTACCGTCTTCGGGGTCGATTTCCCCAACCCGGTCGGGCTGGCCGCCGGGATGGACAAGGACGGCCTGGCGCTGCCGGCCTGGCCGGCGCTCGGCTTCGGCTTCGTCGAGGTCGGCACCGTCACCGCCCACCCACAGCCGGGCAACCCCCGGCCCCGGTTGTTCCGGCTGCCGGCCAGCGAGGCGGTGATCAACCGGATGGGGTTCAACAACGCCGGGGCGGAGGCGCTCGCCGAGCGGCTCGCCGTACTCGGTCGGCTGGAGGATCGCGCCGGATTCGGGCGTTCCCACCCGGCGTACGCGGACCGGCCGGTGCCGCTGGGCATCTCGCTGGGCAAGTCGAAGGTCGTTCCGCTGGCCGAGGCGGTCGACGATTACGTGGCGGCCTACAAGGCGCTCAGCGGGTACGGCCAGTACTTCGCGATCAACATCTCGTCGCCGAACACGCCCGGCCTGCGTCAGTTGCAGGACCGGGAGCACCTCGACACGTTGCTGGCGACCCTGGTCGGCGAGCGGCCGATCCTGGTCAAGATCGCGCCGGACCTGTCCGACTCGGCCATCGCCGAACTGCTGGAGGTCTGTCTGGCCCGGGGCGCGGCCGGGGTGATCGCCACCAACACGACGCTGTCGCGTACCGGCCTGGTCGGTGCCGACGCCGGACGGGCCGGGGAAGCCGGTGGGCTGTCCGGCCGACCGTTGACCGACCGCGCCCGTGCGGTGGTCTCCTTCGTCCACCGGCAGACCGGCGGCTCGCTGCCGATGATCGGGGTGGGCGGCATCCTGGATCCCGACGACGCGGCCCGGATGTTCGACGCCGGGGCCAGCCTGGTCCAGCTGTACACCGGCTTCATCTATCGCGGTCCCGGGCTGACCCGGGCTATCGCCCGGCACGCCCGTACCCGATGA